Genomic window (Hippoglossus stenolepis isolate QCI-W04-F060 chromosome 11, HSTE1.2, whole genome shotgun sequence):
GCCAGCCCTGTCAATCAAATGTGATCACATCACACCAACACAGTCTTGAAGAAGCAACTTCTGAGCATTAAACTCTCAATTAACAATTTCTAAATATGATCTCAAACTTAATTGTTGCTCATTTAGTTAGGAGCATTTAATGTTATAGAAGAACAATGAGAATTTGAAACTTAAAATTCTGGAATGAAGGCCAGTAAACAAAGTGTGTCCATACCAAAAAGGAGTTTTGTTTGTAATCTAAATGAAGAAAACCAGAATTTGAAACTGAAAAGGACAGCACACAATGGGATATAAGAACTGTTACAGTACCCAGTGCCGTCAGTAGAGCTGCACCAGCACAGATGTCCCATTTCTTAATGAAGGTGATGTGGACATAAATATCTGCCTGGTCTATAGAGGACTTTTCATCTGCTGGCATCTCCAGGAGTGCCAGAACCTTATATCCTGAGAGAAAGATGACAAATATCAGATCATGAATTGATAAAAATGGCAAATAAACCAGAGACGTAGTCAAAATAAGAGTGTAACAGATGTCCCATTTCAAAATCATAccataaaaatacagatttagcCTCTGTCCTTTGAGACAGAAACATTAAGAAGTGTGTGTCGTAATGAATGGACTTCTGTGGTCCACAGTAAAGACTATGTGTATGTTTACtgggaaggaaaaaaatatacagtatttaacaGCATTTAAGCTTCAACTGTACATGCAATACttttaaatgtcacacactGGAAAATATGAAAGAATGTTCTACTAACCTGCTCCACCAGCTTCTGTGATTGTTGTGCTGTTTCCAAAAGCATCATGAATATAACTCTTAACTTTTCCAGAGTGGGAACGTGACACAATCACACTTGGAGGGCTGATGCTATAGGACGAGCGGGGATGCATATTCGATCCCTGACCCACAAACGCCCaggctgagggagagagatgacagAAATCTTAGACCGTATGGTTTAGCCACAACCAGAAACCAACCATGTAAAGTTCAGAAGGTGGATGTTTAACATGCAGAAGTAAAAGGTGTGGAAGAACACATGCTTACCAGTGAACCCAGTGAATGGCTGGTGTATGACCCCAATGACTGGTTTACCATCTACTGCCACACACACCATTGTGGTCACATACTGAACCAAGTTCTCTGTGGAGAGAGATGAGTCGAAGTCAGGATCGTAAAGAAtagaaaaatcataaaacataatttaaaaaaaaaaaccatctgATGTCAGTGATCTACTTGTTAACTCTAGTTTCATCAGATCCTGTCAATATCCACAACAATCAGGATAGTGATAGTGACATTGAACTAAAATGGCAGGTGATCAGTCCGTCGTCCTCCACAGCCAAACTCAATACGAGGGCACTGGGTTCTTGGTATTGTTGTAACCAGTTATGTGTTCAGACTGACTTTGGCACTGCCAGTCTGGCAACACCTCATCGGTTAAAACGATGGAGGCTGTGTTCAAGAAGATTTGCACCATGTCATCTGGTTATGCATCCAGCTCGCCAAACAGAAAGATACACGCAAGCTTACATTGGTGGTGGAATTATCCAGTATCATATCAGAAGTAGAATGAGCAACAAGTGACATGAGCTGCTCTATCCATTTTAAACTATAGAACATCAGCAGCTAAAAATGAGAAGCTGCCTCCTGAAGGTTGTGCTCACTGAGCTTTGCTGAGAAGATTCAGAACTATGGATGGTGTAGtcaagtctttatttttttcttacaaaaatattatttctagAATGGGAAAAGCAAATTCACAATATAACTCAATGTCACCTTTGAATTAATCTATTGAGGAAAAGTTATCACGATAATTATCGCTATCATTTTATGGCCCAGCCCTGACCCTACACCACCAGTGCACCCAAATCCATTTTTCACATGTACCTATGACTCCCATGAGCTTTAACTGTGAACCCAGATCTAAACCCAATGTTTTACTTCAACTTGTGCTCAGCTCTCATTCTTATTATAGTTATTAAAGAGAAATACCACCTCTCAGTTTGTACCACACAAACAGGTGGAACATTATGGTCTAATATGACCTCTAAAAAGATCCTTAAAATGAGGATGTGAGACTCCAGTGACATATTCACCTGTATATTCCTGTGTGGCGTCTAAAGGATCGATCCACACTGTGACGCTCTCAGAAGAAGCCTCCTTGCCTCCTTCTATCTTGTCTAGTATGTCAGCTGGAATGTCCCGGCTCCAGGTTGCTTCGTTATCCACCATGCTGTCATGTTCCTCACTGTTCACCTgaaagcaaacacatgcagacagaatTATGAGTCCTATGCCTCAGGCTTATTTTAAACTTTAGACAGTGGGAAGGCATTATGTTCTAGGCTTTTCCAGCTGAATTTAAACTTAATCAGGGGTGGGGTCCTTCTGCCCTCCAGGCCATATAAAAGGCCCCACAAAGGCAGTTTGATCCACCCTGCAAAACtactcagaaatacaaaaaaaattacaaaatttTTTTGGAAAATAgatcaaattaataaatatataaaaatatagaaggacattttttttgttgaagtcAAAGACCGTCAGCATTTCTAGTTAAAGAGTATGAAGAAGTATTAGGGCCAATTGAAAGGAGAAACAATTGTGACCCTAAGATGTTAGGATGGTTAAGAGGATGAATGTagagcatcttgttaagttataatTTACTGGAGTGAAAATAAATACGTAATATTTTggcacatcagcaccacattatcagAACTTTGAAAAGACTGCCAGAAAATGTTGATTtcaaagaaagaaccacacagacttggagaaaatgtattcttttgtggaggaaatgtttggttgtGGTTCTATTTGTGTGATATTCTAAGTTATTTCATTGTTTCCCAATAAACAGGGAGATTGGGAAGATTTTTGATCCAGAAAGAGTGAAACTAGGACAAAAGTTCGATTTCGAGAGTACAAAGATATTTAGAACCTCCTCAGACTATGCGTACACACAAATGAAGGCCCGGCTGTCCTAgaatatgtaaacacacacccttttaactaaatgcatAATATGTTCAAACTCTAAAAAAGTCTTTAAtagacaaaaataatttaatttactaatgcattgaccaaatgtattaaattaccATATAATGGACACCCTTCCATCCTCATCATTTATTGTCTTTAACTATACCAGTTGAGATATTGAAATGTAGCAATTCTTTTTAAACCTCGTCACTCTGGAGGCCACACTATAGAGAAGTGTTCCTTTTGTGGCTTCCACCTCCTACACAATAGTTTCAATTTCTGTGCTGAAattctttttctctcttataACTTCAACTTCATGACAAACGTATGTCCTTTTATGGAGAAATAGAGGCTTGGCAGTATGCTAATTACAGAGAGCGGACACGCGCCTGTCGATTTAGAATGcttctgattcacaaacatacgcaAGGTGGTGAGAACAAAATCGGCGGTTGCGCACACGTCATGAAGCCGGCGGCGATTTTGCGAACGCACTTATTTTCTTGGGActgtaagaacatttctgcgcacatgttagtgaatgaggcccaatgttAGTCGGGCAAGTTTTAGTGGTGAGTGAGCTGATATGACacaaattctccttctgaatgCTGAAACCTCACTCAGAAGGAGAATTGGTGAAGGAGCTTCTGAAAGTTGCTAGAGCAGCTGGGAccagtaaaaaaactaaattattccAAAAGTATCAGTTTGTCGTGAGTAACCATCACGGATTTACAGATATGGTgcaagatacaaaaaaaaaaatactgaggGACACTGCAAAAAATTGTTCTTTCCCTCTTGCCTTTGGCAGCTTTGTGGTCGATACCAGTCTCTAGCAGGGTCCTGCACATGCAGGGTGTTCTATTTCAGGACACATTCTCGTCCCCTTCTGCTTCTGTGATTAATTGGTAAAATTGACAGTTGacattcatcttttaaaaacaagtatttcTGGAGTTTCCACATTCTACAATTAAcgacaacacagcagcagctatgtaacacaaagaagaaaagaaacttttACAACAGCTCCAGTGCTCGTACTCACCGTGACTTCAGGGAAGGTGTTCTTTATGAGGTTATACATCTTTCTGTGGGACTGCAGGTCACCGTTGGTCAGCAGCTCACTGGCTCCCTCCCTCGTCTTACCCTTTGACCTCTCCTTCAGGCCATTTTCCTCATGAACCTTCTTcacctggagaaggagaaatgtAACTTAAATGCTGCTAAATCGGATACAGCTCAAGGAGCCCAGATGTacagctgtgttttttttaagaggcTGTAGTCAAAAGCTGTGACCCAATTCAGGGGGCTGAAATCGATGACTCCAATGCTTAACAGTTGATGgtacacatgtttaaaaaaacaaaacaacggccattaaaactttctcatcGTGTCCAACTTTAGCTCTGTTGCTAGACAACAGCCAgaagggcgggacaagctgtTGACGCTGATCATGGAaagcctctgtagaccagaccgtctcatttcagtttggcCTTCCTGGTCTATGCGGCCCACAGAGACCGGATCCGCCAAAGGAGGCAGCCCCTGAATTTAGCCACAGCTAAAGTAATATTTAATGATTCCACTACAGTGTAGAATATTGGTTCAGAGAGTTGGGTAGAAGGTTTAACATTAGCACAGGGAGACATCACTTTTAGTGAGCTACACAACACATCTGTGCTTAGCAACAGTGACTCAAGTTCTCCTTTCACTTAACTGTCTTGCCACAAATGATCTGCTAACTatagtttaaataaaagttatgcAAGTTATGTAAGAAGATAGTTTAGTCAAAGTAAGTTAAGTAACTAGAAAAGTTGTCACAATGAAACCAGTAGATTACAAAAACATTGTTGTGACTACtgataaaaggaaaatgagacAATGCAATATTTGTGATACATTGGAATTGACCCTAAATTAATTGCATTACCTATAATCAACCAATAATGAACTGATAAGTTTACACAGCAAACTAATTCTAATCCTAGAGTGGAAaatattcatcatttgttttttagtaTGATACAGTTGTTCTATAGgcaataagacaaaaaaatagTCTGCAGTCTCACATCCTGTGTGTTCTCATGACACTGGCTAAACAATGATTATATGCTTCTACTCAGAAGGATTTCAAATGCAGTTGTGATGATAACTAATATGTGAGCATTGATCTGCCAAAGAAACATGGTTTTACCTCTCTGCCACCAAGCACAGCCGCCTCCACTGAGATTGCCAGCAGGTCCCTCAGATCTAcgtttctcctctgtctgcagaGATGGAGGGACAGAACAAGAATGTGTGAGGCTACAAAGCAGCTTTCACTCTCACTGAGCGTGATGACACTGACACCAGTAAGAAGGAAACTGTAGGACACTGCCCCAGTAGTTTTAAGAAGGAGCTCATACGTGTGTGCCGATATGCAGCATCTTACAATCATACTGGTGACGTGTCAGACAATTGCCAAATGGACAAAACGTGATCATATGAAAGAAGAATTAGAAATAGAATTTTCATTAAACTCAGAACAAATCTTAGAAAAATTGAAATAAGTAACAAGATGCTGGTGAAATGTTTGAGATTCtagagcaaagaaaaaacactcgAGGTTGTTCTAAAAAGGCATTTCCAGAATGCAGAAGTatcaaaaacaatttaaacaaatatttttaactCTGTTTCTCAGTTTGTGACAGTAGTTCACTAATTCAGATATTACATTTTAGACAGAAGTACAAGCATTTGGGACTTGAAGGTGATGGTATAAGGTTCAAGACCCCAGGCTGCAGTTTGACAGGAACATCAGATATAATGACAGCTTACAACACCAGCCATGCAAACTGATATGATATATGACCCTATATGATATGAGCCACCACTCATACCTGGACATGTACAAGCTTAACACATCACCACATGCTTTGCAGCTGATATGGagttacaacacacacaagagacTGAACACTATCTGAAACACCATAGAGATACTGTAGTCAGGACATAAAACGTAGTAATGTTAGCCTAACTTTATAGAAGAGGCGATCGGCAGGACGGTGACGTGTCCTGGTCGTGTACATTACAGTTGTTGTGTCCTCACTCGGGTGACTGAACTCGTAAAGAAACCGGAGAAGAGTCTGACCTGAAAGCAGCCAGGCGGCTGGAGATGACCCCGGCGTACAGGTGGTAGATGACACCGATTCCTAGAAGGAGAAACACCCCGACACCCAGCGGTGACAGCCGGATACCCATCGGAGCCATGGATCGAGAGAGACCCTCCGAAgttgaaacactgaaacaggaGCTGAGCGTGCAGCGCGgctggaggaagatgagggcTAGGTTGACGTGTCACAGGCTAACGGAGCTAACGGAGCTAACAGCTGCTTCACACCGGCAGCTGGGTTTCAGATAAATGTGGAGACTGTcatgaggaggagacacaggagcTGTCACAGAgcccgcacgcacacacacacacgggataATAAGTATTCGAGCCGCTTAGCTTCGTCCGTCGTCCTCCTCCGGTGTCAGTGGTGTCATGTCTGCAGTAACATTCCGCTCCTGTGAATGTGTCGGCTCCTTCTAGTCACTGCTCACTGTTCACTGTCCCAGCCGAGTGTTCCCAGGTAGAGAGGAAGAACAACCACTCCTCTGTTCCCtcatctttcctcctccttaTGCACACAGCGGAGGTCACAGCTGCACCACTTCACTTCCGGGTCAACGT
Coding sequences:
- the bpnt2 gene encoding inositol monophosphatase 3, producing MAPMGIRLSPLGVGVFLLLGIGVIYHLYAGVISSRLAAFRQRRNVDLRDLLAISVEAAVLGGREVKKVHEENGLKERSKGKTREGASELLTNGDLQSHRKMYNLIKNTFPEVTVNSEEHDSMVDNEATWSRDIPADILDKIEGGKEASSESVTVWIDPLDATQEYTENLVQYVTTMVCVAVDGKPVIGVIHQPFTGFTAWAFVGQGSNMHPRSSYSISPPSVIVSRSHSGKVKSYIHDAFGNSTTITEAGGAGYKVLALLEMPADEKSSIDQADIYVHITFIKKWDICAGAALLTALGGHMTTLTGEDIDYSGAALNKGGLVASVGVDHKAVLERLPSWDPDMH